A genomic region of Lysinibacillus sp. 2017 contains the following coding sequences:
- a CDS encoding DUF2975 domain-containing protein, translating into MQKFNAIILSSVIVLTGIIVLLLCIFVLPSLALETARINPEVAYLQYPILLGMYATALPFFYALYETIMMIQVTERESIFSNHIVQGLNTIKHCAFVIMGLYVVGFSILDYENALPPLIAVMGICIIVITILVATGAAFLKNVLLKNQIEII; encoded by the coding sequence ATGCAAAAATTCAATGCCATTATTTTAAGTTCAGTCATTGTTTTAACAGGTATTATCGTATTGTTATTATGTATATTTGTATTACCAAGTTTAGCGTTGGAAACTGCACGAATAAATCCGGAAGTTGCCTATCTACAATATCCGATTTTATTAGGAATGTATGCAACTGCGCTGCCATTTTTTTATGCGCTATACGAAACGATCATGATGATTCAAGTTACTGAGCGGGAATCCATTTTTTCAAATCACATTGTTCAAGGATTAAATACAATTAAACATTGTGCCTTTGTGATTATGGGGTTGTATGTTGTAGGATTTTCAATACTTGATTATGAAAATGCATTACCTCCATTAATCGCGGTTATGGGAATTTGTATTATTGTTATTACCATTTTGGTGGCGACAGGAGCCGCTTTTTTAAAAAATGTACTGTTAAAAAATCAGATCGAGATTATTTAA
- a CDS encoding NUDIX hydrolase, whose product MGYIEDLRKVVGNQPLILVGVAVAVVNEIGELLLQKRIDGQWGVPGGFIELGESTEEAGRREVLEETGIELGKLDLIGVFSGKQHFVKLPNGDEFYPVTIAYISKEIKGGVLKADGQETTEAKFFKVNELPEGLNPMIKNLIKQFFVSV is encoded by the coding sequence ATGGGGTATATTGAAGATTTACGTAAAGTCGTTGGCAATCAACCGCTTATACTAGTTGGAGTTGCGGTTGCTGTAGTAAATGAAATAGGCGAATTATTATTACAAAAACGAATTGATGGACAATGGGGCGTTCCAGGTGGATTTATTGAATTAGGCGAATCTACTGAAGAAGCAGGGAGAAGAGAAGTTTTAGAAGAAACAGGAATTGAACTTGGTAAACTTGATTTAATCGGTGTATTTTCAGGTAAGCAGCATTTTGTTAAGTTACCAAATGGTGATGAATTCTATCCTGTTACTATTGCATATATCTCAAAAGAAATTAAAGGCGGAGTTCTTAAAGCAGATGGTCAAGAAACGACTGAAGCAAAGTTCTTTAAAGTAAATGAATTACCAGAAGGACTTAATCCAATGATAAAAAACCTTATTAAACAATTTTTCGTCTCCGTTTAA
- a CDS encoding S66 peptidase family protein: MFQTLNPGDCIGIFSPSSPDTTTEKERYIRGKQYLENKGFHLVEGSLTGKQDGYRSGTPKERAEELNAHLRNPNVKMIMSSIGGTNSNSMLPYLDYEAFAKNPKIIVGYSDATAILLALYAKTNIPTFYGPALIPSFGEFEPLVSDTYHYFERFFCSPSVPYTIEKAPFWSDEMINWLSFEKPKTLYKNEWISIYDGIVEGRLIGGNNNAMYGFIGTSFFPKIKQGDILLIEDTMKNAAIVEKNMAMLKLHEVFDKVHCILLGKHEQYDDLGTGKQPVDILLEQLDGTQIPILANIDCSHTHPMFPLAIGKKIIVNTIDRSISYREGWL, translated from the coding sequence ATGTTTCAAACTTTAAACCCTGGAGATTGCATTGGAATTTTTTCTCCTTCTTCTCCAGATACAACAACGGAAAAAGAACGATACATACGTGGAAAGCAATATTTAGAAAATAAAGGGTTTCATCTAGTAGAAGGTTCATTGACTGGAAAACAAGATGGGTATCGGTCCGGTACACCCAAAGAACGGGCAGAAGAATTAAATGCACATCTTCGTAATCCAAATGTCAAAATGATTATGTCATCAATCGGTGGTACTAATTCGAATAGTATGCTTCCATACCTTGATTACGAAGCTTTTGCAAAGAATCCAAAAATTATCGTAGGCTACTCTGATGCAACAGCTATTTTATTGGCTTTATATGCCAAAACAAATATTCCAACTTTTTATGGGCCAGCTCTGATTCCATCTTTCGGTGAATTTGAGCCACTCGTTTCCGATACGTATCACTATTTCGAAAGATTTTTTTGTTCACCTTCTGTACCTTATACAATCGAAAAAGCACCCTTTTGGTCAGACGAAATGATCAACTGGCTATCTTTTGAGAAGCCTAAAACTTTATATAAAAATGAATGGATCAGTATTTATGATGGCATTGTCGAAGGACGTCTAATTGGCGGTAATAACAATGCGATGTATGGCTTTATAGGTACTTCATTTTTCCCTAAAATAAAACAAGGAGATATTTTATTAATTGAAGACACAATGAAAAACGCGGCTATTGTAGAAAAAAATATGGCTATGCTCAAACTACATGAAGTTTTCGATAAAGTACATTGTATTTTACTTGGAAAGCATGAACAATATGACGATTTAGGCACTGGTAAGCAGCCCGTAGATATCTTGCTAGAACAATTAGATGGAACACAAATACCGATTCTAGCCAATATTGATTGTTCTCATACACACCCTATGTTTCCCCTAGCAATAGGAAAAAAAATTATTGTTAATACAATTGATCGATCGATTAGTTATAGAGAGGGCTGGTTATAA
- a CDS encoding extracellular solute-binding protein — protein MKKIKAFTLLISLTILSVVFLAACSDDSDSSSGDKNVLTVYSARSENLNNLVISNFEKETGIKVELIVAGTGELLKRVESEKNNPLGDVLWAADETMLSTSKEFFEQYVSPEDKNMIEQFRNKSGYFTPAFSDPTVLIVNTDLIGDKKMDSFEDLLNPELKGKIAFGDPVNSSSAFQSLAAMLYAMGDGDPMSDKAWDFVEKFIKNLDGKMIASSGQLHKSVADGEYPVGLTWEDPVVNYINNGAPVEVVFPTEGAIFPGESVQIVKNAKNLENAKKFVDFMISEDIQTQVGQELTVRPLRDGVELASYMTPTESIKIAKNYEESWVAENKDAITAKFTDYLERSMD, from the coding sequence TTGAAAAAAATTAAAGCGTTTACATTATTGATTAGTCTGACTATTTTATCGGTTGTTTTTTTAGCTGCATGTTCAGATGACTCAGATTCATCATCAGGTGATAAAAATGTCTTAACAGTTTACTCGGCTCGTAGTGAAAATTTAAACAACCTTGTCATATCTAACTTTGAAAAAGAAACGGGTATTAAGGTTGAATTAATTGTTGCAGGTACAGGGGAACTTTTAAAACGTGTGGAATCAGAAAAGAACAATCCACTAGGCGATGTACTGTGGGCAGCTGACGAAACGATGTTATCTACTTCAAAAGAATTCTTTGAGCAATATGTATCTCCGGAAGATAAAAATATGATTGAGCAATTCCGCAATAAATCTGGTTACTTTACACCAGCGTTTTCTGACCCAACTGTATTAATTGTTAATACAGATTTAATTGGAGACAAAAAAATGGACAGCTTTGAAGATTTATTAAATCCTGAACTAAAAGGAAAAATTGCTTTTGGTGACCCAGTTAACTCAAGCTCTGCATTCCAATCATTAGCAGCAATGCTTTATGCAATGGGCGATGGAGACCCAATGAGTGACAAAGCATGGGATTTCGTAGAAAAATTCATTAAAAATCTAGATGGAAAAATGATTGCCAGCTCAGGACAATTACACAAAAGTGTAGCAGACGGGGAATACCCAGTTGGCTTAACTTGGGAAGATCCTGTAGTCAATTACATTAATAATGGCGCGCCAGTAGAAGTAGTATTCCCAACTGAAGGAGCTATTTTCCCAGGGGAGTCTGTACAAATTGTTAAAAATGCGAAAAACTTAGAAAATGCGAAGAAATTTGTAGACTTCATGATTTCAGAAGATATTCAAACGCAAGTAGGCCAAGAATTAACAGTGCGTCCATTACGTGATGGCGTAGAATTGGCTTCTTATATGACACCAACAGAATCCATCAAAATTGCCAAAAATTACGAAGAGAGCTGGGTAGCTGAAAATAAAGATGCAATTACAGCGAAATTTACAGATTACCTAGAACGTTCAATGGACTAA
- a CDS encoding response regulator, with the protein MYKVLIVEDELIIQKGIHYKVDWLMHNCVVVGTASNGQEGIELIKKLQPNIVISDIRMPLINGIELIERTKEQINYEAIIISGYSDFEYAKKGIQLGVVDFILKPIHYDELNAALIKIKKKLDEKAHVKSSNLEQIQTLIELPELNGQTRDMKYVKEMIDYIQSHYAEKISIHDLSETLHTSHTTLHTKFKKATNYTFNDFLNRYRIMKAIEFMREEHTLIYEVASKVGFIDYKYFSQVFKKYTGYSPSQFA; encoded by the coding sequence ATGTATAAAGTGTTAATCGTAGAAGATGAGCTGATTATTCAAAAAGGGATTCATTATAAAGTAGATTGGCTTATGCATAACTGTGTCGTTGTAGGAACGGCAAGCAATGGGCAAGAGGGGATTGAACTGATTAAAAAATTACAACCAAATATTGTGATCTCTGATATTCGTATGCCTCTTATCAATGGGATTGAACTTATTGAGCGAACGAAAGAACAGATTAATTACGAAGCCATTATTATATCGGGCTATAGCGATTTTGAATATGCTAAAAAGGGGATTCAATTGGGCGTAGTCGATTTCATACTAAAACCGATTCATTACGATGAATTAAACGCAGCGTTAATAAAAATTAAAAAAAAACTAGATGAAAAAGCGCACGTGAAAAGCTCCAACTTAGAACAAATTCAAACGTTAATTGAGCTCCCTGAATTGAATGGGCAAACACGAGATATGAAATATGTAAAGGAAATGATTGATTATATTCAAAGTCATTATGCTGAAAAAATATCTATTCATGATTTAAGTGAAACACTTCATACATCGCATACCACGCTCCACACTAAATTCAAAAAGGCAACAAACTATACGTTTAATGATTTCTTAAACCGCTACCGAATTATGAAGGCGATTGAATTCATGCGTGAGGAGCATACGCTCATATATGAAGTCGCATCAAAGGTAGGGTTTATAGATTATAAATATTTTAGTCAGGTGTTCAAAAAGTACACCGGTTATTCACCTAGTCAATTTGCATAA
- a CDS encoding iron ABC transporter permease — protein MNESAKKKFTTWNTITLVILAVFILFIIFPLFLVLKKSFFDTGTGDFTLGYITKFFDRKFYWITLVNSIKVTFVTTLLALLIGLPIAYMMRKIRIFGSGVLEIVIIISYLSPPFIGAYAWIQLLGRGGKVTQFLNDLFNVQLNGIYGFWGIVLVMTLQSFPLVYIYISGALKNLDNSLNEAAESLGYSSFQRLYNIILPLIMPTVLASGLLVFMRVIADFGTPMLIGEGYRTMPVLIYTQFMSEVGGDDGFAAALCLIIIVITMALFMLQRVLAKRYSYSMSALKPMTRVTEKNMKGFLAHILVYSTVLLAIIPQLVVILTSFLKTSGGAVFSGGFSLESYKNILLGKNNFVILNTYLIGIIAIIIIVVLGILISYLTVRKRSKATALLDITSMFPFIIPGSVLGIAYLFAFSEKPLLLSGTMFIMIIAFAIRRMPYTIRSSTAIISQISPSIEEAAISLGASDRKAFTKVIIPMMMPGVIAGAIMSWITVISELSASIILYTSGTQTLTVSIYTEVIRGNYGNASAYSTILTLTSIISLLIFFKVTGKKEITM, from the coding sequence TTGAATGAATCTGCTAAAAAGAAATTTACCACATGGAATACGATTACTCTTGTTATTTTAGCCGTATTTATTTTATTTATTATCTTCCCCTTATTTCTAGTTTTAAAGAAAAGCTTTTTTGACACAGGCACTGGCGATTTTACACTTGGCTACATAACGAAGTTTTTTGACCGTAAATTTTATTGGATAACGTTAGTAAACAGTATCAAAGTAACATTTGTAACAACATTACTTGCGTTATTAATTGGTTTACCAATTGCCTATATGATGCGTAAAATTCGCATTTTCGGGTCAGGTGTATTAGAAATTGTCATTATTATTTCTTATTTATCACCTCCGTTTATCGGTGCTTATGCATGGATTCAATTATTAGGGCGTGGTGGTAAGGTAACGCAATTTTTGAATGATCTCTTTAATGTTCAGTTAAATGGGATATACGGATTTTGGGGAATTGTCTTAGTTATGACATTACAATCGTTTCCACTTGTGTATATATACATTTCAGGGGCATTGAAAAATTTAGATAACTCTTTAAATGAAGCAGCAGAAAGTTTAGGTTACTCAAGCTTCCAACGATTATACAATATTATTTTACCGCTGATTATGCCAACTGTACTTGCCAGTGGATTACTAGTATTCATGCGCGTTATTGCAGACTTTGGTACACCAATGCTTATTGGTGAAGGTTATCGTACTATGCCCGTATTAATTTATACGCAATTTATGAGTGAAGTTGGCGGGGATGATGGATTTGCTGCCGCTTTATGTTTAATTATCATCGTCATCACAATGGCATTATTTATGCTGCAACGCGTATTGGCAAAGCGTTATTCTTATTCGATGTCAGCACTTAAACCAATGACAAGAGTAACAGAAAAAAATATGAAAGGATTTTTAGCGCACATACTTGTATACTCTACGGTATTATTAGCAATAATTCCTCAGCTCGTAGTTATTTTAACGTCATTCTTAAAAACTTCAGGTGGTGCCGTATTTAGCGGTGGCTTCTCACTGGAAAGTTATAAAAATATTTTGCTAGGGAAGAATAATTTTGTTATTTTGAATACGTATTTAATCGGTATTATCGCGATAATTATTATCGTCGTATTAGGTATATTAATATCTTATTTAACGGTACGTAAACGTAGTAAAGCAACGGCTTTATTAGATATTACGTCGATGTTTCCGTTTATCATCCCAGGCTCTGTTCTCGGGATTGCATACTTATTCGCGTTTAGCGAAAAGCCTTTATTATTAAGTGGCACTATGTTTATAATGATAATAGCTTTTGCAATTCGTCGTATGCCTTATACGATTCGTTCTTCTACAGCGATTATTAGTCAAATTAGTCCAAGTATTGAAGAAGCAGCGATTAGTTTAGGAGCATCAGACAGGAAAGCATTCACAAAAGTAATTATTCCTATGATGATGCCTGGTGTTATTGCCGGTGCCATTATGAGTTGGATTACGGTAATAAGTGAATTAAGTGCATCAATTATTTTATATACGAGTGGCACACAAACTTTAACCGTATCGATTTATACAGAGGTTATCCGCGGGAACTATGGTAATGCCTCCGCGTATTCAACTATTTTGACATTAACTTCAATTATCTCATTATTAATTTTCTTCAAAGTAACAGGTAAAAAAGAAATTACTATGTAA
- a CDS encoding DUF3885 domain-containing protein, producing the protein MAKTIYYVHDDRGCDVLASNKGTIMPLYNDYRVGFRL; encoded by the coding sequence ATGGCAAAAACCATTTATTATGTGCACGATGATCGTGGATGTGATGTATTAGCGAGTAATAAAGGGACAATTATGCCACTTTATAATGACTACCGCGTGGGTTTTAGATTATGA
- a CDS encoding phosphoglycerate mutase family protein, protein MELVFIRHGEGEHTLDIPSSLYIEDPSLTAKGIEQAKLLRNQIPLNNKDIIFISPIRRALETAFIWSKNIDCRKIVSPLVSPKIFPIRPSCSTLPCDKIIDLEVILYFYPTFEIDKKASGNIWTEGINTLPEEQFTKLAEEFIVNCKRLQKEKIYIVSHDGTITSYRQMISGQRLTRKDFLQETDWFQITC, encoded by the coding sequence ATGGAGTTAGTGTTTATTCGCCACGGTGAAGGAGAACATACATTAGATATACCTAGCAGCCTATATATAGAAGATCCGTCATTAACTGCTAAAGGGATTGAACAAGCAAAACTTTTAAGAAATCAAATTCCTTTAAACAATAAAGATATTATTTTTATAAGCCCTATTAGAAGAGCGTTAGAAACAGCATTCATTTGGAGTAAAAATATAGACTGTCGTAAGATTGTAAGCCCATTAGTGTCTCCTAAAATATTTCCCATTCGTCCAAGTTGTAGCACATTACCTTGTGATAAAATAATTGATTTAGAAGTAATTTTATATTTTTATCCAACATTTGAAATTGATAAAAAAGCCTCTGGAAATATATGGACTGAGGGCATAAATACTTTACCTGAAGAACAATTTACAAAACTTGCTGAAGAATTCATAGTAAATTGTAAGCGACTACAAAAGGAAAAGATATATATCGTGTCACATGATGGTACGATTACTTCCTATCGCCAAATGATTTCTGGTCAAAGACTCACAAGAAAAGATTTCCTACAAGAAACAGATTGGTTTCAAATTACTTGTTGA
- a CDS encoding ABC transporter ATP-binding protein: MSVTIKVNDVVKKFEEKTIINQLNLTIQPGELFTLLGPSGCGKTTLLRMIIGFNSIDGGTIEVNEKVINNIPVNKRNMGMVFQNYAIFPHMNVRENIAFGLKNKKISKDEMNARLDEIIQTVKLNEYENRMPEKLSGGQQQRVALARAIVIHPEVLLMDEPLSNLDAKLRIDMRNAIREIQQEVGITTVYVTHDQEEALAISDRIAVMNEGVIQQVGSPQEIYDHPSNLFVANFIGTSNTIHGKLVEGGTLQFNNSYQIQLANCPVKNQDVLVSVRPNDLTINQEGRGIKGAITKSIFLGMYTTYFIELENGDEIEVVEFNEKSDILPKDTVVYLTVNEKKVNIYDVNSKENLLRGGETLE; the protein is encoded by the coding sequence ATGAGTGTAACAATCAAGGTGAACGATGTAGTTAAAAAGTTTGAAGAAAAAACGATTATCAATCAATTAAACTTAACAATTCAACCAGGTGAGTTGTTCACACTGCTAGGTCCTTCAGGCTGTGGGAAAACGACGTTACTACGTATGATAATCGGTTTTAACTCAATCGATGGTGGAACGATTGAAGTCAATGAAAAAGTGATTAATAACATTCCTGTAAACAAACGAAATATGGGTATGGTGTTTCAAAATTATGCGATTTTCCCACATATGAATGTTCGTGAAAACATTGCATTCGGTCTTAAAAATAAAAAAATTTCAAAAGATGAAATGAATGCCCGTCTTGATGAAATTATTCAAACAGTAAAGTTAAATGAATATGAAAACCGTATGCCTGAGAAATTATCAGGTGGTCAACAGCAACGTGTAGCGCTTGCCCGTGCGATTGTTATTCACCCTGAAGTGCTATTAATGGATGAACCGCTTTCAAATCTTGATGCGAAGCTACGTATTGATATGCGTAATGCTATTCGTGAAATTCAACAAGAGGTCGGTATTACGACAGTTTATGTTACACATGATCAAGAAGAAGCGCTAGCGATTTCAGATCGTATTGCAGTAATGAATGAGGGTGTGATTCAACAAGTAGGCTCGCCACAAGAAATTTATGATCACCCGTCAAATTTATTTGTGGCCAATTTTATCGGTACATCGAATACAATTCATGGAAAGCTTGTAGAAGGTGGTACACTTCAATTTAATAATTCGTATCAAATTCAGTTAGCAAACTGTCCAGTTAAAAATCAAGATGTATTAGTTTCTGTTCGTCCAAATGATTTAACAATTAATCAAGAGGGGCGCGGTATTAAAGGAGCGATTACAAAAAGTATTTTTTTAGGAATGTATACGACGTATTTTATCGAATTAGAAAATGGCGATGAAATTGAAGTTGTAGAATTCAATGAGAAATCGGATATTTTACCAAAAGACACTGTTGTTTACTTAACGGTAAATGAAAAGAAAGTAAATATTTATGACGTAAATTCGAAGGAGAATCTTTTAAGAGGAGGCGAGACGCTTGAATGA
- a CDS encoding histidine kinase gives MKKIIGFNLLFCLLVIVVCNYYYDSKSKQTIAYFHAENYIETNYNIDKENLKPGKIDYYRGLGLFGVEVVNTTTKTNYFFEVDISDDYSLLYIHTES, from the coding sequence ATGAAGAAAATTATTGGATTTAATTTACTATTTTGTTTATTAGTTATTGTTGTTTGTAATTACTATTATGATTCTAAATCAAAACAAACGATTGCTTATTTTCATGCGGAAAACTATATTGAAACAAATTATAATATTGATAAGGAAAACTTAAAGCCTGGAAAAATTGATTATTACAGAGGGCTAGGTTTATTCGGAGTTGAAGTAGTAAACACCACAACAAAAACAAACTACTTTTTTGAAGTAGATATCAGTGATGACTATTCATTACTTTATATCCATACAGAATCTTAA
- a CDS encoding sensor histidine kinase encodes MRKSNQFDEYLKSMFMRYSVLMIIVIFALFFSTLFLVYEESVVKANKNSNLKIQEQLEGEFKDIQFNLTNLSKNVLVLDRLINHKNQTAVNQYLYTYTNGTPYEDYFLLVDKEGVPISSNLYKPNQDRLTNNLKMKNLLRQTAAQKDVINQQINPILFESNQYSQYVFSKTVQLNGEIYGYLLLYIKDLEEFIDFKNTDAIVLTDRFDNVIYSSFSNAYHIQQKFNLNQPNKQLQKIAGNPYYTVKSKLGSVPIQIMTFVSVVTFKKFIVLGTILLSLSFLVLLGIMMMVIPRISKRVLNPLNALLEAFANFKGKNMNLFVKEKTFDEFQIVIDEFNALTNKVEALIEHNQQVAEKKKQLEIKHLENQFNPHFVFNTLETLRYEIAFDTESAEQMVMALANLMRYSINEGPSEVLLETEIKHIEDYLQIQKVRFGERLHYSIDVSDDVKHCFVPKLILQNIIENSIKHCMEKTLNLQIQINVALENGQLILSVQDNGIGIEQTRYQQILDVFEQENPPETNIGLYNTKKIIELLYGTEFGIELYSQTLQGTTIKLRLPILRGGIHV; translated from the coding sequence ATGCGAAAATCCAATCAATTCGACGAGTATTTAAAATCTATGTTTATGCGATACTCTGTTTTAATGATTATTGTGATTTTTGCATTGTTTTTTAGTACGTTATTTTTGGTTTATGAGGAATCGGTTGTAAAGGCGAACAAAAATTCAAACTTAAAAATTCAAGAACAATTAGAAGGTGAATTTAAAGATATTCAATTCAACTTAACTAATCTATCAAAAAATGTTCTTGTACTAGATCGGCTCATTAATCACAAAAACCAGACAGCGGTAAACCAATATTTATATACATATACTAACGGGACACCTTACGAAGATTATTTTTTACTAGTCGATAAAGAAGGTGTTCCCATCTCGAGTAACTTATACAAACCGAATCAAGATCGTTTAACTAATAACTTAAAAATGAAAAATCTATTACGTCAAACGGCTGCACAAAAAGATGTGATAAATCAGCAAATTAATCCAATATTATTTGAATCCAATCAGTATAGCCAATACGTATTTAGCAAAACGGTTCAATTGAATGGTGAGATTTATGGATATCTACTTCTTTACATTAAAGACTTAGAAGAATTTATCGATTTTAAAAATACAGATGCAATCGTTTTAACAGATCGTTTTGACAATGTGATTTACTCATCTTTTTCAAACGCATATCATATTCAACAAAAATTTAATCTGAATCAGCCTAATAAACAACTGCAAAAAATTGCAGGAAATCCTTATTACACAGTGAAGAGTAAGTTAGGTAGTGTGCCGATCCAAATCATGACATTTGTTTCTGTAGTAACCTTTAAAAAATTTATCGTGCTAGGAACCATTTTACTTAGCTTGTCTTTTCTTGTCCTACTTGGCATTATGATGATGGTCATTCCTCGAATTAGCAAAAGGGTATTAAATCCACTTAACGCATTACTTGAAGCTTTTGCAAATTTTAAAGGTAAAAATATGAATCTGTTCGTTAAAGAAAAAACATTTGATGAGTTTCAAATTGTTATTGATGAATTTAATGCTCTGACCAATAAAGTAGAAGCACTCATCGAACATAATCAGCAAGTAGCGGAAAAGAAAAAGCAATTAGAAATAAAGCATTTAGAAAATCAATTTAACCCACATTTTGTATTTAATACGCTTGAAACACTACGTTATGAAATTGCTTTTGATACCGAAAGTGCAGAACAAATGGTCATGGCCCTTGCAAATTTGATGCGTTACTCTATAAATGAAGGTCCATCTGAAGTTTTGTTAGAAACGGAAATTAAACATATAGAGGATTATTTACAAATCCAAAAAGTGCGTTTCGGAGAGAGACTGCATTATTCAATAGATGTCTCGGATGATGTTAAACATTGTTTTGTACCAAAGCTAATTCTGCAAAATATAATTGAAAATAGCATCAAACACTGTATGGAAAAAACATTAAACTTACAAATTCAAATTAACGTGGCGCTGGAGAATGGACAACTTATCCTTTCGGTTCAAGATAATGGTATAGGCATCGAACAAACACGCTATCAACAAATTTTAGATGTATTCGAACAAGAAAATCCGCCAGAAACCAATATTGGACTTTATAATACGAAAAAAATAATTGAATTACTATACGGAACGGAATTCGGAATTGAGCTATATAGTCAAACTTTACAAGGTACTACCATCAAATTACGCTTACCAATTCTAAGGGGTGGAATTCATGTATAA
- a CDS encoding MFS transporter, whose translation MKKSFHFLWISQLFANLGDVFYIVGLISILYHASESAFIMVLLPFFNMAGRMMSSSIAPLLFNRYRLKQVLVISQALKTVLLLILAVGSLQTLSFIFMFIIVFAVALLDGVAQPASTSLIPRIVEKSRLLRANGILSMINESTQLGGWALGGLLVAATNGNIIIWITLLLYMISTLCIVFIVDRTPFERKITVSKKHELSEGFKIIWKDHSFRAIHVMLLLESIANVVWVAAIMYIFVANVLHVSEAWWGYLNTTFFIGLVLGGFICTKFEQAFMKKLKGIVLFSSFAMAIVMLSFGLNQVAIVALLLSLLFGVFDQFKGILLGTWLQLKASDEQLVIVYSAQGVLTSLLFALATLLAGALASIFPVQWLFIGAGLLLLVSAIYFSYVQKRFK comes from the coding sequence ATGAAAAAATCATTTCATTTTTTATGGATTAGTCAATTATTTGCAAATTTAGGTGATGTATTTTATATTGTTGGATTAATTTCGATTTTATATCATGCAAGTGAGTCGGCGTTTATTATGGTGCTCTTACCATTTTTTAATATGGCCGGTCGCATGATGAGTAGTAGTATTGCGCCACTTCTGTTTAATCGTTACCGTTTAAAACAAGTACTTGTTATTTCCCAAGCATTAAAAACGGTTTTATTGTTGATTTTAGCAGTAGGTTCGCTTCAAACGTTATCATTTATATTCATGTTCATCATTGTGTTTGCTGTGGCATTGTTAGATGGGGTTGCACAACCAGCTAGTACTTCGCTAATTCCTCGTATCGTAGAAAAGTCGAGGTTATTGCGTGCTAATGGTATTTTATCGATGATTAATGAATCAACACAGCTCGGTGGATGGGCACTCGGTGGATTACTAGTTGCAGCTACAAATGGTAACATCATTATTTGGATTACATTGTTACTTTATATGATTTCTACTCTGTGTATAGTTTTCATTGTAGATCGAACACCATTTGAAAGAAAAATAACAGTTTCTAAAAAACATGAATTAAGTGAAGGCTTTAAAATTATTTGGAAAGATCATTCATTCCGAGCGATTCACGTCATGCTACTTCTTGAATCGATTGCCAATGTCGTTTGGGTCGCAGCTATAATGTATATTTTTGTAGCGAATGTTCTGCATGTATCTGAGGCATGGTGGGGATATTTGAATACCACTTTCTTCATTGGATTGGTTCTGGGTGGTTTTATTTGTACCAAATTCGAACAAGCTTTTATGAAAAAATTAAAGGGTATCGTGCTATTCTCTTCATTTGCAATGGCAATCGTGATGTTATCATTTGGATTAAATCAAGTTGCCATAGTTGCGCTTTTATTAAGTCTATTATTCGGTGTTTTTGATCAGTTCAAAGGTATTCTACTGGGCACGTGGCTGCAATTAAAAGCATCCGACGAACAGCTTGTAATAGTTTATAGTGCACAAGGTGTATTAACTTCTCTGTTATTCGCACTCGCTACATTACTAGCAGGAGCGTTAGCAAGTATTTTCCCTGTCCAGTGGCTTTTTATAGGAGCAGGGCTACTACTACTTGTGTCTGCAATTTATTTTAGTTATGTACAAAAGAGATTTAAATAA
- a CDS encoding cold-shock protein: MTQGTVKWFNAEKGFGFIEVEGGNDVFAHFSAIQGDGFKSLDEGQKVEFEVEDGQRGPQATNIVKL; this comes from the coding sequence ATGACACAAGGTACAGTAAAATGGTTTAACGCAGAAAAAGGTTTTGGTTTTATCGAAGTTGAAGGCGGAAACGACGTATTCGCTCACTTCTCAGCAATCCAAGGCGACGGTTTCAAATCTTTAGACGAAGGTCAAAAAGTTGAATTCGAAGTTGAAGACGGTCAACGTGGCCCACAAGCTACAAACATCGTAAAACTTTAA